The genomic segment CTTACTGCGCAACCCGATTGGCACGTTAGGCGCGGGGTTAACCTTGCCGTTTTTGCAGTGGAATGAAATGAAAATTCAAGAGCAGATTGCTGATATCAACGTAAAGTCTGCCATCATTGACTATCGCCAAACACTGTATAGCGCCTTTCAAGATGTCGAAAACGCCTTGTCAGCACGTCAGCAGTATCAAGAACAGTACACTTACTTAACCACTCAGTATCAAGCCGCCCTCGCCGCCGAAACCATCTATCAAAGTCGCTATCAATACGGCTCAGCCAGCCTGATAGATTGGCTTGACGCCCAAGAGGACCGTCGCGATGTTGAAGCAGACCTATTAGAAAACCGATATAACCAGTATCAGACGCAAGCAACCTTGTACCAAGCGCTTGGTGATGCTCCGCCAATAGCGTCAACATCACAATGACACCAGGCAAATTGCTAACCCACTCACATAAACAACACGTTAATCGCCTTGTTTCGCATGAAAACGCTCAAAATGGTGAGTTTTTGCTAACTTTAAGTAAAAATTTATTTAATTTCAGTCGATAAGGATTTAAGTGGCTTGTTGTTGATGAGCAGTCATCCTATTATACACGGCTCGATTTCTGTATTGATTGTCTTGTTACCTGGAGTAGTCATGGATCCGGTTTTATTTTATAAGTGTTTGGCCGATGATACTCGTCTTCGCTGTATGTTATTAATTCATTCACAGCAAGAATTGTGTGTTTGTGAGTTGGTTGAAGCGATGCAAATGTCGCAGCCGAAAATTTCTCGCCACCTTGCACAGCTGCGTCAATGTGGCTTGCTCAGCGACCGTCGTCAAGGGCAATGGGTCTTTTATAGTCTCAACG from the Vibrio sp. HB236076 genome contains:
- a CDS encoding metalloregulator ArsR/SmtB family transcription factor — translated: MDPVLFYKCLADDTRLRCMLLIHSQQELCVCELVEAMQMSQPKISRHLAQLRQCGLLSDRRQGQWVFYSLNEGLPNWARQVIAQTAEGQGDFFGSDLEKLAQMKSRPERQTCSEE